The following proteins come from a genomic window of Plectropomus leopardus isolate mb chromosome 11, YSFRI_Pleo_2.0, whole genome shotgun sequence:
- the neil1 gene encoding endonuclease 8-like 1 isoform X1: MCVAAQLPFVPTKMPEGPELHLASLYVNKMCAGVVFTGPVQKSEVSKSPDVPFTCESYRITATSRGKEVKLTLTPMKSDDSKQRVKTEQADHPMDVVFRFGMSGYFRFTTEHELPKHAHLRFYSKEMPRRVLSFVDARRFGSWQPNGTWQPDRGPCIMFEYESFRENVVSHLSDRAFDRPICEVLLNQKYFNGIGNYLRAEILFRLNIPPFVPARSVLEGLDSEDLCENKKPVKNGITDTKSSKGPKQKRAKGETGDLLRLCHTVPLEVVNLGGKGYDPQKKDYSDFEAWLQCYYVDGMKSIRDHNGRTMWFKGDAGPMVPKDSKSPKAKKRVKKEDDHDYTDKKKVARSRSASTSKKKVVKEETKTKTPKKEKNARSKETRSKREKAEKSRKENTPQLEEKRLTRRKSSSAEPTAVPQRRSSRGTRQSGK; this comes from the exons ATGTGTG TTGCAGCACAGCTTCCTTTTGTTCCAACAAAAATGCCCGAGGGACCAGAGCTCCACCTGGCCAGCCTGTATGTGAACAAAATGTGCGCAGGAGTAGTGTTCACTGGACCGGTCCAAAAATCTGAGGTCAGCAAGAGTCCCGATGTGCCCTTCACCTGCGAGTCCTATCGCATCACTGCCACTTCCAGAGGGAAGGAAGTGAAGCTCACGCTGACGCCCATGAAGAGTGATGACTCCAAACAGAGAGTGAAAACAGAGCAGGCAGACCACCCCATGGATGTAGTCTTTCGCTTTGGGATGTCAGGGTATTTCCGCTTCACCACAGAGCATGAGCTGCCCAAACATGCCCATCTGCGCTTTTATTCCAAAGAGATGCCCCGCAGAGTGCTGAGCTTTGTGGACGCACGCAGGTTTGGCAGCTGGCAGCCTAATGGGACGTGGCAGCCTGACCGAGGGCCTTGCATCATGTTTGAGTATGAAAGCTTCAG GGAGAACGTGGTGTCGCACCTGTCTGACAGAGCCTTCGACCGGCCCATCTGTGAGGTTCTGCTCAATCAGAAGTACTTCAATGGTATTGGGAACTACCTCAGGGCCGAAATCCTTTTCAg GTTAAACATCCCCCCCTTTGTGCCTGCCAGAAGCGTACTGGAAGGCCTTGACTCAGAAGATTTATGTGAAAATAAGAagcctgtgaaaaatgggatcACAGACACAAAG AGCTCAAAGGGGCCCAAACAGAAGCGGGCGAAAGGGGAGACGGGTGACTTGCTCAGATTGTGTCACACAGTGCCTCTGGAGGTGGTTAACCTCG GTGGAAAGGGCTATGACCCCCAGAAAAAAGACTACTCTGACTTTGAGGCGTGGCTGCAGTGTTACTACGTGGATGGAATGAAATCTATACGGGACCACAATGGCAGAactatgtggtttaaa GGAGATGCAGGCCCCATGGTGCCTAAAG ATTCAAAATCACCCAAGGCAAAAAAGAGAGTAAAGAAAGAAGACGACCATGATTACACAGACAAGAAAAAG GTGGCCAGGAGTCGCTCAGCCAGCACATCAAAGAAGAAAGTGGTCAAAGAGGAAACCAAgaccaaaacaccaaagaaaGAGAAGAATGCACGTTCAAAGGAAACCAGATCCAAGAGAGAAAAAGCCGAAAAGTCccgaaaagaaaacacacctcaaCTGGAGGAAAAGAGATTGACGAGGAGGAAAAGCAGCAGTGCAGAGCCAACTGCAG TGCCACAGAGGCGGAGCAGCAGAGGGACCAGACAGAGCGGCAAatga
- the neil1 gene encoding endonuclease 8-like 1 isoform X2 yields MPEGPELHLASLYVNKMCAGVVFTGPVQKSEVSKSPDVPFTCESYRITATSRGKEVKLTLTPMKSDDSKQRVKTEQADHPMDVVFRFGMSGYFRFTTEHELPKHAHLRFYSKEMPRRVLSFVDARRFGSWQPNGTWQPDRGPCIMFEYESFRENVVSHLSDRAFDRPICEVLLNQKYFNGIGNYLRAEILFRLNIPPFVPARSVLEGLDSEDLCENKKPVKNGITDTKSSKGPKQKRAKGETGDLLRLCHTVPLEVVNLGGKGYDPQKKDYSDFEAWLQCYYVDGMKSIRDHNGRTMWFKGDAGPMVPKDSKSPKAKKRVKKEDDHDYTDKKKVARSRSASTSKKKVVKEETKTKTPKKEKNARSKETRSKREKAEKSRKENTPQLEEKRLTRRKSSSAEPTAVPQRRSSRGTRQSGK; encoded by the exons ATGCCCGAGGGACCAGAGCTCCACCTGGCCAGCCTGTATGTGAACAAAATGTGCGCAGGAGTAGTGTTCACTGGACCGGTCCAAAAATCTGAGGTCAGCAAGAGTCCCGATGTGCCCTTCACCTGCGAGTCCTATCGCATCACTGCCACTTCCAGAGGGAAGGAAGTGAAGCTCACGCTGACGCCCATGAAGAGTGATGACTCCAAACAGAGAGTGAAAACAGAGCAGGCAGACCACCCCATGGATGTAGTCTTTCGCTTTGGGATGTCAGGGTATTTCCGCTTCACCACAGAGCATGAGCTGCCCAAACATGCCCATCTGCGCTTTTATTCCAAAGAGATGCCCCGCAGAGTGCTGAGCTTTGTGGACGCACGCAGGTTTGGCAGCTGGCAGCCTAATGGGACGTGGCAGCCTGACCGAGGGCCTTGCATCATGTTTGAGTATGAAAGCTTCAG GGAGAACGTGGTGTCGCACCTGTCTGACAGAGCCTTCGACCGGCCCATCTGTGAGGTTCTGCTCAATCAGAAGTACTTCAATGGTATTGGGAACTACCTCAGGGCCGAAATCCTTTTCAg GTTAAACATCCCCCCCTTTGTGCCTGCCAGAAGCGTACTGGAAGGCCTTGACTCAGAAGATTTATGTGAAAATAAGAagcctgtgaaaaatgggatcACAGACACAAAG AGCTCAAAGGGGCCCAAACAGAAGCGGGCGAAAGGGGAGACGGGTGACTTGCTCAGATTGTGTCACACAGTGCCTCTGGAGGTGGTTAACCTCG GTGGAAAGGGCTATGACCCCCAGAAAAAAGACTACTCTGACTTTGAGGCGTGGCTGCAGTGTTACTACGTGGATGGAATGAAATCTATACGGGACCACAATGGCAGAactatgtggtttaaa GGAGATGCAGGCCCCATGGTGCCTAAAG ATTCAAAATCACCCAAGGCAAAAAAGAGAGTAAAGAAAGAAGACGACCATGATTACACAGACAAGAAAAAG GTGGCCAGGAGTCGCTCAGCCAGCACATCAAAGAAGAAAGTGGTCAAAGAGGAAACCAAgaccaaaacaccaaagaaaGAGAAGAATGCACGTTCAAAGGAAACCAGATCCAAGAGAGAAAAAGCCGAAAAGTCccgaaaagaaaacacacctcaaCTGGAGGAAAAGAGATTGACGAGGAGGAAAAGCAGCAGTGCAGAGCCAACTGCAG TGCCACAGAGGCGGAGCAGCAGAGGGACCAGACAGAGCGGCAAatga
- the commd4 gene encoding COMM domain-containing protein 4, whose amino-acid sequence MRFRFCGDLDCPDWVLAEISTLAKLSSIKMKLLCAQVLRDLLGDGIDYDKVTKLTADAKFESGDIKASVAVLSFILSSAAKHDVDSESLSSELQQLGLPKEHTTGLCKSYEDKHSALQCKLRETSLRLGQLEAVSWRIDYTLSSSELREVNEPMIQLKLQAQGAESGCSETTVVSISANKFRVLLAELKQAQARMNALQ is encoded by the exons ATg cGGTTCCGTTTCTGTGGAGATCTGGACTGCCCAGACTGGGTACTCGCTGAAATTAGCACATTAGCGAAGCTT TCGAGTATCAAAATGAAACTCCTCTGTGCTCAAGTGCTGAGGGATTTGCTCGGGGACGGCATCGAT tatGACAAGGTCACAAAGCTTACTGCAGATGCAAAGTTTG AGAGCGGGGACATCAAAGCCAGTGTAGCGGTGCTCAGCTTCATTCTGTCCAGTGCAGCGAAGCACGATGTTGACAGTGAATCTCTGTCCAGCGAGCTGCAGCAGCTCGGCCTGCCTAAAG AACACACAACTGGTCTCTGCAAGTCATATGAAGACAAGCACTCTGCACTGCAGTGCAAATTAAGAGAGACAAGCCTGAGGT TGGGCCAACTGGAGGCTGTGTCATGGCGCATTGATTACACTCTGAGCTCCAGTGAACTGAGGGAGGTCAATGAACCTATGATTCAGCTGAAACTGCAGGCACAAGGAGCAGAGTCAGGCTGCTCAGAGACGACTGttgtttccatttctgccaacaaGTTCAGAGTATTGCTTGCAG AGCTCAAACAAGCCCAGGCAAGGATGAATGCACTACAATGA